The following DNA comes from Brassica oleracea var. oleracea cultivar TO1000 chromosome C5, BOL, whole genome shotgun sequence.
CCTTAAACACCGGAGAGCTTCGATCGTCCTCAAACGAGAGCTCCTCCATCAAATCCAGCCCAAAACCACATAAACAAAGATAACAAAAAACCAAACCCTAAAACGGAGCTAGGGAATCCAGACCGGTGACGCAAGGTAAGGAACGCTTTCACCCCCGGAGACTAGAGCCGGCGATAGCAGAGCTTAAGAAGCCTCCACCTCCCGGAAACCAAGCCGGCGGAGATGGAGCTGTAGAAACCTCCACCTCCCGGAAACGAAACCTAATCTGGCAAGCCAACTTCACCAGGCTAAAACCTCCACACGATCGCGTCGTTACTCCAGCCGCAGCGCCACCAATGATGACGGTTCACTCCCCGAGTTGTCGACGGCGGATGAGGACTGCACCAGAGCTCCGACAAGGCGGTCAGACAGAAGAGGCGAAAGAGAAACAGAAGGATTATCTCTATCGGAAGAACGAAGGGCTCCGGCGACGGCACGCTCGCTCACGCGCCGGCCGTACGCCGGACCCAAAGGCAGATCTACTTTCTCTCTCGGTATAAACTATAAACTAGAAAGTACATAATAAAGTTTTTCTCACTATAAGTATATATATGTGCATGGCTAGATCCTGTATGTGAAATATAACTGAAAATAATAAAGGCATAACAAGTAGAAATCTGCAATTATTGATTTTATTTATTTATTTAAACTAAAACAACAGGTAACAAATATTTTACTACAGTTTTTCTCACTATAAGTATCTGCTCCTTGTAGCCATAGTTTTATCTTCTCCAAGTCATAATAATTTTCAAACATAATTTATTTTTATCATCTTAATAAAAAAAACGAAGATGAAGCTCGTGATTGTACAATTCTCCATAATCTTTCTTCTCGTCACATCTTCATTGTTCGTGCTTTCAACCACTGATTCGTGTAAGTGTACTTGATTTAGTTAATTGGTTTAGGTAACTTATCATTTGGTGATCTACTTTGTCTAAAGTAATAATAATAAGATAATTTTATCATGTGATGAATGAATTCGCAGCGTGTGGTGGGAAGTGCAACGTGAGATGCTCAAAGGCATCACAACATGACTTGTGCATCAAAGATTGCAATATATGTTGCCAGAAGTGTAATGGTTGTGTGCCCTCTGGCACTTATGGACACAGAGACGAATGCCCTTGCTACCGAGATATCAAAAACTCCAAAGGCGGACCCAAGTGTCCCTGAACATGTTTTTGAAGATCATCATAATATACCTGATATATATATATATATATATGTGTATGGAAATATACTTACATCTTATGTTTGATTTATGAAATAAAAATTGTGAGCTTAAAGTGATTAATATATAAAAGAATGAGAGATATTGACANNNNNNNNNNNNNNNNNNNNNNNNNNNNNNNNNNNNNNNNNNGGGGGGGTTGTTAATACATCAAAGAATATACCATGCCAAGGTTTACTTTTTCTCAGCTTTGTTTTCATCGGAGCCCGACAACATTTGTTGATGTTGAATTAGCACCGTTACGCACAGTCTCGTCAATTCTGATTCTTGCTTTTGTATTCTTCTCGGTGACACTTGGATAGAGGACTTGTTCTCGAATCCAGCCTCTTTTTTTCATTGACCATAGATCTGCTATTCATACTTGACGAAAATGAACGCAAGAACACACGTGTGAATCAGTCTTAAATGTCATTGGTCAAACCCAATTGTCAATATAATTCACCAACATTTTTGACGAATACTAATATGATGTCATTATACAACATATTTGACGCATGCTATAGGATGTCATCATACAAACAATTTGAACTGTTGTCTCCGTGTTATGCCTTCCTTGGTAAGACTAAGAATAAAATAAACTTATTGTTCTCGTCGTTACACATGTCTTTATAAGTTTATTTTCTATAACGTCTAAAGACAACACAAAGAAACCAAAACTAGAACAAGAGAATGATCCATCAAGCTAGATAATACATAAAGACTCGAATCAGCAACAAACCCAACTGCAAATTCTGATAAGCAAAAAACTCAAAGCAGATGCAATTTGCTTCTACAA
Coding sequences within:
- the LOC106294136 gene encoding gibberellin-regulated protein 8-like, with the translated sequence MKLVIVQFSIIFLLVTSSLFVLSTTDSSCGGKCNVRCSKASQHDLCIKDCNICCQKCNGCVPSGTYGHRDECPCYRDIKNSKGGPKCP